The genomic window GGAATTGCAAGCAGGTGGGGATGGCCCAAACAGGAGGTGCTGAGGAGATGACGGGGGCGGCGATCGGCATGTTCTTGTTCGGCGCGGTACTGCTGTGGGGCGGTCTGGCTTTTACCATTCTGATCGCACTGCGCAAGAGCCGGAGGGGAGAGTAGCTTGTACGATTTATCGTACAAAACTCGCAAATCGTTGCGTGCAACTCGCCCATTTGTATGATTTTTCGTACGAAGGAGGGTCATAAACGGCTATGACAGTCCCATTTATACGATATTTCGTACAAGTTTCGACGGAAGCAGCTCTAATGGTCATA from Xylanibacillus composti includes these protein-coding regions:
- a CDS encoding MetS family NSS transporter small subunit: MTGAAIGMFLFGAVLLWGGLAFTILIALRKSRRGE